The Drosophila mauritiana strain mau12 chromosome 2R, ASM438214v1, whole genome shotgun sequence genome has a segment encoding these proteins:
- the LOC117136661 gene encoding zingipain-1, with translation MFKLLLCCLLLTIDGGWAFNHGQDLVDFQTYKENFTKTYPSTSACNFANYYFIYNRNQVAQHNAQADRNRTTFREAVNQFSDIRLIQFAALLPKAVSTVASAPTDPPPSQAAATSFDIITDFELTVAVEDQGVNCSSSWAYATAKAVEIMNAVQSANPLPSSLSAQQLLDCAGMGTGCSTQTPMAALNYLTQLTDAYLYPEVDYPNNNSLKTPGMCQPPSSVSVGVKLAGYSTVADNDDAAVMRYVSNGFPVIVEYNPATFGFMQYSSGVYVQETSALTNPRSSQFLVVVGYDHDVDSNLDYWRCLNSFGETWGEEGYIRIVRRSNQPIAKSAVFPSALA, from the exons ATGTTCAAGTTGCTACTTTGCTGCCTTCTACTAACCATCGACGGTGGATGGGCCTTTAATCATGGCCAGGATCTAGTGGACTTTCAAACTTACAAG GAAAATTTCACCAAGACCTATCCCTCAACGTCGGCTTGCAACTTCGCCAACTACTACTTCATCTACAACCGCAACCAGGTGGCGCAGCACAATGCCCAGGCCGATAGGAATCGCACCACCTTCCGCGAGGCAGTGAATCAATTCTCGGACATCCGACTCATCCAGTTCGCAGCCCTGCTTCCCAAGGCCGTGAGTACGGTGGCCTCGGCGCCCACTGATCCACCGCCCAGTCAAGCGGCAGCCACCAGCTTTGACATCATCACGGATTTCGAACTCACTGTGGCGGTGGAGGATCAGGGCGTCAACTGCAGCAGTAGTTGGGCCTATGCCACCGCCAAGGCCGTGGAGATCATGAATGCCGTGCAGTCGGCCAATCCGCTGCCCTCGTCCTTGTCCGCCCAGCAGCTGCTGGATTGTGCGGGCATGGGCACCGGATGCAGCACACAGACGCCTATGGCTGCCCTCAACTATCTCACCCAGCTGACGGATGCGTATCTGTATCCGGAGGTGGACTATCCGAATAACAATAGCCTGAAAACGCCGGGTATGTGCCAGCCCCCATCCTCCGTATCAGTGGGCGTGAAGTTGGCCGGCTATTCCACGGTAGCCGACAACGATGATGCCGCCGTAATGCGTTACGTATCGAACGGATTCCCCGTCATTGTGGAGTACAATCCGGCTACCTTTGGATTCATGCAGTACTCCAGTGGTGTTTATGTCCAGGAGACGAGTGCCCTGACCAACCCAAGGAGCTCGCAGTTCCTGGTGGTCGTGGGCTACGATCACGACGTGGACTCCAATCTGGACTACTGGCGCTGCCTGAACTCCTTCGGCGAAACGTGGGGCGAGGAGGGCTACATCAGGATCGTGCGCAGGTCCAACCAGCCCATTGCCAAGAGTGCCGTATTTCCCAGTGCGCTTGCCTAA
- the LOC117136291 gene encoding uncharacterized protein LOC117136291, whose protein sequence is MAETTGVQIKLEQQNIKERLNLHVKRRLQQDADNPAESPELLPTDANAKRSKTKDVSKPRKPYQKRTEKPKTEATKCKKVGQLGSPAGEVDPMDDQETEGFSPEAPDGKSARRDCCKNADILNIVLNAKKRILMQDPEVQAFWTEITNCIKG, encoded by the exons ATGGCAGAAACCACCGGTGTGCAGATAAAACTGGAGCAGCAAAACATCAAGGAGCGCCTGAATCTGCACGTGAAGCGGCGCCTGCAGCAGGATGCGGATAATCCCGCCGAGAGTCCCGAATTGCTGCCCACCGATGCGAATGCCAAGCGCAGCAAAACGAAAGATGTTTCAAAACCAAGAAAACCCTACCAAAAACGCACagaaaaaccgaaaacagAGGCGACCAAGTGCAAGAAAG TTGGGCAATTGGGCAGTCCGGCGGGTGAGGTGGATCCAATGGATGACCAGGAGACGGAAGGCTTTTCCCCCGAGGCGCCCGATGGCAAATCCGCGAGACGGGATTGCTGCAAAAACGCCGACATCCTCAACATAGTTTTGAACGCTAAGAAACGTATTTTAATGCAGGATCCTGAAGTTCAGGCCTTCTGGACCGAAATAACCAATTGCATCAAGGGCTGA
- the LOC117137235 gene encoding uncharacterized protein LOC117137235: MSPFMEKTLLLLGVLCCIQVTTALMCYDCNSEFDPRCGDPFEPYSIGEVNCSKQEPLEHLKDKYKPTLCRKTVQKIYGKTRIVRGCGYIPDENTDNKCVRRSGTHDVAAIYCSCTKDLCNGANSPAGQWMMLPLIVAAGLALLLNSRHTIRFQSS, from the exons ATGTCGCCATTCATGGAGAAgacgttgttgttgttaggcGTGCTCTGCTGCATACAAG TGACCACTGCCCTGATGTGCTACGACTGCAACAGCGAGTTCGATCCCCGCTGCGGCGATCCCTTCGAGCCGTACTCCATTGGCGAGGTGAACTGCAGCAAACAGGAGCCGCTGGAGCATCTGAAGGACAAGTACAAGCCCACCCTGTGCCGCAAAACCGTGCAAAAGA TTTACGGGAAGACCCGGATCGTGCGTGGATGCGGATACATCCCAGACGAGAACACCGACAACAAGTGCGTGAGACGCTCGGGAACCCACGACGTGGCCGCCATCTACTGCTCCTGCACCAAGGATCTGTGCAACGGGGCCAACTCGCCTGCTGGACAGTGGATGATGCTGCCCCTCATCGTGGCCGCCGGATTGGCGCTCCTGCTGAACTCGAGGCACACAATACGATTCCAGAGCTCGTAA
- the LOC117135494 gene encoding uncharacterized protein LOC117135494, with amino-acid sequence MGSARILDGVPLLLYFVGVVLGVPVSTSSPATQKISPEIGVTTGKSLADSSTPTIESTSGLSEFEDECQFAWQRFLVDFDVHYDHDSERQKRRDIFCANWQKIRDHNLKFDLGVVSFKKGINKWSDLTFEEWKEKQTPKVMPEIASESSKEQQDKVNCQAAWEKFLIDFGAMYKNANETEKRRNVFCANWRAIVEHNVQYEKWAEPFKKDINQWTDHTNEERTSPAPEIPKEETTTSKIDNDDNICQAAWEKFLIDFKPTYQDDTETEKRQNIFCENFKSIHKHNIQYDLGNISFKKGINQWSDLTVEEWKNKQRPALNPEFSKIETTTKISVVKKDDNTCQAAWKKFLIDFGAKYQDETETEKRRTIFCDNWKAIQEHNVQFELGVESFKKGINQWSDLTVEEWKTKQRPNLAPEFSKEETTTKISKEKKYKKNVF; translated from the exons ATGGGCTCAGCTCGAATTTTAGATGGCGTCCCACTGCTCCTGTATTTCGTGGGCGTGGTTCTGGGCGTGCCAGTAAGCACATCATCACCTGCTACTCAAAAAATCAGTCCAGAGATTGGGGTCACTACTGGGAAAAGCCTCGCTGACTCATCGACACCCACAATTGAAAGCACCTCTGGCTTATCTGAGTTCGAAGACGAATGCCAGTTTGCATGGCAAAGGTTCTTG GTCGATTTTGATGTACACTACGATCATGACTCCGAACGGCAAAAGCGACGTGATATATTCTGCGCCAATTGGCAAAAAATTCGCGATCACAATTTAAAATTCGATTTGGGAGTTGTCAGCTTTAAGAAGGGTATCAACAAGTGGAGCGATCTTACCTTTGAAGAGTGGAAAGAGAAACAAACTCCCAAAGTCATGCCTGAAATCGCTAGTGAATCATCAAAGGAGCAGCAAGACAAAGTTAATTGCCAGGCTGCATGGGAAAAGTTCTTG ATTGACTTTGGAGCAATGTATAAGAATGCAAATGAAACCGAGAAACGCCGCAATGTATTTTGTGCAAACTGGCGGGCGATTGTGGAGCACAATGTGCAGTATGAAAAGTGGGCAGAGCCCTTCAAGAAGGACATAAATCAGTGGACTGATCATACTAATGAGGAACGAACTAGTCCTGCTCCCGAGATTCCTAAGGAAGAAACCACTACATCTAAAATAGATAATGATGATAACATATGTCAGGCTGCTTGGGAGAAGTTCTTG ATTGACTTTAAGCCGACATATCAAGATGATACTGAAACCGAAAAGcgacaaaatatattttgcgAGAACTTTAAGTCGATACATAAGCACAATATTCAATACGATTTGGGAAACATATCCTTTAAGAAGG GTATAAATCAGTGGAGTGATCTGACCGTGGAAGagtggaaaaacaaacaacgaCCTGCTTTAAATCCGGAGTTTTCTAAGATTGAAACCACTACAAAAATATCTGTGGTTAAGAAGGATGATAATACATGTCAGGCAGCATGGAAAAAGTTTTTG ATTGATTTTGGTGCGAAATATCAGGAtgaaacagaaaccgaaaAACGCCGAACTATATTTTGCGACAATTGGAAAGCGATTCAGGAACACAATGTGCAGTTCGAATTGGGAGTGGAATCGTTCAAGAAGGGCATAAATCAGTGGAGTGATCTGACCGTAGAAGAGTGGAAAACCAAGCAACGACCTAATTTGGCTCCAGAGTTTTCAAAAGAAGAAACGACTACGAAAATAAGCAAGGagaagaaatataaaaaaaatgttttttga
- the LOC117136992 gene encoding cathepsin L1, protein MRMCSPMWLQMALGLALLGAVSLQQLQSFPKLCDVQNFDDFLRQTGKVYSDEERVYRESIFAAKMSLITLSNKNADNGVSGFRLGVNTLADMTRKEIATLLGSKVSEFGERYTNGHINFVTARNPASANLPEMFDWRERGGVTPPGFQGVGCGACWSFATTGALEGHLFRRTGVLASLSQQNLVDCADDYGNMGCDGGFQEYGFEYIRDHGVTLANKYPYTQTEMQCRQNETAGRPPRESLVKIRDYATITPGDEEKMKEVIATLGPLACSMNADTISFEQYSGGIYEDEECNQGELNHSVTVVGYGTENGRDYWIIKNSYSQNWGEGGFMRILRNAGGFCGIASECSYPIL, encoded by the exons ATGCGGATGTGCTCACCGATGTGGCTGCAGATGGCGCTGGGACTGGCCCTGCTGGGTGCTGTGTCATTGCAGCAACTGCAGTCGTTCCCCAAGCTCTGCGATGTGCAAAACTTCGACGACTTCCTCCGGCAGACGGGCAAGGTGTACTCGGACGAGGAGCGGGTCTATCGCGAGAGCATCTTCGCGGCCAAGATGTCGCTGATCACGCTGAGCAACAAGAACGCCGACAACGGTGTGTCCGGATTCCGGCTGGGCGTCAATACGCTTGCTGACATGACCAGGAAGGAGATAGCCACCTTGCTGGGCTCCAAAGTCTCCGAATTTGGCGA GAGATACACGAATGGTCATATCAACTTTGTGACTGCCAGGAATCCGGCGAGTGCCAATCTTCCCGAGATGTTCGATTGGCGCGAGAGGGGCGGAGTGACGCCACCGGGATTCCAGGGTGTGGGATGCGGTGCCTGCTGGTCGTTCGCCACCACGGGAGCGCTCGAGGGTCATCTTTTCCGGCGGACTGGAGTGCTGGCCTCGCTGTCGCAACAGAATCTGGTGGACTGTGCCGATGACTACGGCAACATGGGCTGCGACGGTGGCTTCCAGGAGTACGGCTTCGAATACATACGCGATCACGGCGTAACGCTGGCCAACAAATATCCGTACACACAGACGGAGATGCAGTGCCGCCAAAACGAAACCGCCGGCCGTCCACCGCGCGAGAGTCTGGTGAAGATTCGCGACTATGCGACCATTACGCCGGGAGATGAGGAGAAGATGAAGGAGGTGATCGCCACGCTGGGTCCACTGGCGTGCTCCATGAACGCGGACACCATTTCGTTTGAGCAGTACAGCGGTGGCATCTACGAGGACGAGGAGTGCAACCAGGGCGAGCTGAATCACTCGGTCACCGTGGTGGGCTATGGAACGGAGAATGGACGCGACTACTGGATCATCAAGAACTCGTACTCGCAGAATTGGGGCGAGGGCGGCTTCATGCGCATCCTCCGGAATGCAGGTGGATTCTGCGGCATCGCCAGCGAGTGCAGCTACCCCATTCTGTAG